The following proteins are co-located in the Microcystis wesenbergii NRERC-220 genome:
- a CDS encoding esterase-like activity of phytase family protein: MIDQFYKRLTAENFRFPILGLIASLIVTFSLGSCGVSPQVLAEQRMFLPLSVEFLGEYQLPEADYQGTRVGGLSAISYDRANNRFYLLSDDRSQKAPARFYRASLQINGEKIEKVNLEAVTFLKDGKGETFKKGSIDPEGIAFSPRQTLFISSEGAVKEGIAPFVAEFDLQGQLKESLLIPNRFLPDDSNQKGIGDNLGFESLTLGITSTLKDDPFRLFTATESALIQDSPTGKRAENLRVRLLHYVIDPIGAPVLVSEQLYVLDEPPSGARYYGLTELLALEKEGYFLSLERTFGLEGFGAKLFQVVNGSATDTSKIARIPGELEALQVQPLRKKLLLDLGTLGIDLDNLEGMTLGPRLPDGSRSLILVSDNNFNPNQVNQFLLFRLKEK; the protein is encoded by the coding sequence GTGATCGATCAATTCTATAAGAGACTGACTGCCGAAAATTTTCGTTTCCCAATTTTGGGTTTAATTGCTAGTTTGATTGTAACCTTTAGTCTGGGGTCCTGTGGTGTCTCCCCGCAAGTTTTAGCAGAACAACGAATGTTTCTACCCCTCTCGGTCGAGTTTTTGGGAGAATATCAATTACCAGAAGCGGATTATCAAGGGACAAGGGTGGGGGGATTATCGGCAATTAGCTATGATCGTGCCAATAACCGCTTTTATCTCCTCAGTGATGATCGTTCTCAGAAAGCTCCGGCCCGCTTTTATCGGGCTAGTTTGCAGATAAATGGTGAAAAAATCGAAAAAGTTAATTTAGAGGCGGTCACGTTCCTAAAAGATGGCAAGGGAGAAACTTTTAAAAAGGGATCGATCGACCCAGAAGGTATCGCTTTTTCGCCCCGACAAACTTTGTTTATTTCCAGTGAAGGTGCGGTTAAAGAGGGAATTGCTCCTTTTGTGGCTGAATTTGATTTGCAGGGACAATTAAAGGAGTCTTTGTTAATTCCTAATCGCTTTTTACCGGATGATAGCAATCAAAAAGGAATCGGGGATAATTTAGGATTTGAATCCTTAACTTTAGGGATTACCAGCACTCTCAAAGACGATCCTTTTCGTTTGTTTACTGCCACAGAAAGCGCTTTAATTCAAGATAGTCCCACGGGAAAAAGAGCAGAAAATCTCAGAGTGCGACTTCTTCATTATGTGATCGATCCGATTGGTGCGCCTGTGTTAGTATCAGAACAATTGTATGTGTTAGATGAGCCACCCAGTGGTGCGAGATACTACGGTTTAACGGAATTATTAGCTTTAGAAAAAGAGGGTTATTTTCTCAGTTTAGAGCGAACTTTTGGTTTAGAAGGTTTTGGAGCGAAACTATTTCAGGTAGTTAATGGGAGTGCCACTGATACGTCGAAAATTGCTCGGATACCGGGAGAATTAGAAGCTTTACAGGTGCAACCCTTGCGGAAAAAATTATTACTAGATTTAGGGACTTTGGGGATTGATTTAGATAATTTGGAAGGAATGACCCTCGGTCCAAGATTACCGGATGGTAGTCGCTCTTTGATTTTAGTCAGTGATAATAATTTTAATCCCAATCAGGTCAATCAGTTTTTACTATTTCGACTCAAGGAAAAATAA
- a CDS encoding tetratricopeptide repeat protein yields MLRFSLSLWLCLIGTSLPLLAQTETPAPNPLETPLQSPLLPAIDRPLTPLERRQLLLYIDQRDAEAQAKYDGGLNEEAFPIWYEVIKLNRYLGAKEEVKSLGKVGLAAWNRDRTEEVKLITARLKSLQQTAETNQTMDGELLALLGTSYQQVRAFNEAIIIYDQILADARQSGDNVAVEATLNKLGQIHLSRFDYQKAAPVYEELLTISKGQNNSLTQGIYLQRLAEIYRESLQPANAVKIKEEIAETQIRNQQIQLIPALKIQIGLDYQALKDANKASQNFQEAYSLAFALQQYGTAGEALNKLAELYKSYQQVDYALQIYQELIKVHELGYNYYGLMNTYDQIGQIYLERKNYPQALLAFQKGAELAQAIRYREQYFQTQITQVNQAINNPEQF; encoded by the coding sequence ATGCTACGTTTTTCTCTCAGTTTATGGCTCTGTTTGATCGGTACTTCCCTTCCTCTCCTAGCACAAACAGAAACTCCTGCACCCAATCCCCTCGAAACTCCCCTACAAAGTCCTTTATTGCCGGCAATCGATCGCCCTTTAACTCCCTTAGAGCGTCGTCAACTGTTATTATACATCGATCAACGCGATGCTGAAGCTCAAGCTAAATACGATGGGGGATTAAATGAGGAAGCTTTTCCTATCTGGTATGAAGTGATTAAATTAAATCGTTATTTAGGGGCAAAAGAAGAAGTAAAATCTTTGGGAAAAGTGGGGTTAGCAGCTTGGAATCGAGATCGAACCGAGGAGGTTAAATTAATTACTGCTCGTTTAAAATCTCTGCAACAAACCGCAGAAACTAACCAGACAATGGACGGGGAATTATTAGCATTACTAGGTACATCATATCAACAGGTACGAGCTTTTAATGAGGCGATAATCATCTATGATCAAATTCTAGCTGATGCCAGACAATCTGGGGATAATGTGGCAGTAGAAGCAACTTTAAATAAACTTGGTCAAATTCATTTATCCCGTTTTGATTATCAAAAAGCCGCTCCAGTATATGAGGAATTATTAACTATTTCTAAGGGGCAGAATAATTCTTTAACTCAAGGAATTTATTTGCAAAGACTAGCAGAAATTTATCGAGAATCTCTGCAACCAGCTAACGCAGTAAAAATTAAAGAAGAAATAGCTGAAACCCAGATCAGAAATCAGCAAATACAGTTAATCCCCGCTCTAAAAATTCAAATTGGTTTGGATTATCAAGCTTTAAAAGATGCAAATAAAGCCAGCCAAAACTTTCAAGAAGCCTATTCTCTCGCTTTTGCTTTACAACAGTACGGCACCGCAGGAGAAGCTTTAAATAAGTTGGCCGAACTTTATAAAAGTTATCAACAGGTAGATTATGCTTTACAAATCTATCAAGAATTAATTAAAGTCCATGAATTGGGTTATAATTACTACGGTTTAATGAACACCTACGATCAAATCGGTCAAATTTATCTAGAGAGAAAAAATTATCCCCAAGCTTTACTCGCTTTCCAAAAAGGCGCGGAATTAGCCCAAGCTATCCGTTATCGTGAACAATATTTTCAAACCCAAATCACCCAAGTTAATCAAGCAATAAATAATCCTGAACAGTTTTGA
- the queA gene encoding tRNA preQ1(34) S-adenosylmethionine ribosyltransferase-isomerase QueA translates to MIPDQLLSSYDYHLPPELIAQNPAEPRDSSRLLVVDSPNSHNLAIFRDLPTWLESGDLLVFNDTRVIPARLFGRKTTGAPVEILLLEEQDDHRWLSLVKPGKRFKVGSEVLFYPKTGRTEDKEKLWSAKVIDRDLNTGGRLLEFQRHPQRSFWDMLEEYGHIPFPPYVTESEAEEDRYQTVYGDKQGSVAAPTAGLHFTPELFHKLAQKGIDTAYITLHVGVGTFRPVEVENITEHLMHQEFLQISAETAEKIAQTKARGGRVIAVGTTVARALEGAIKETKSETLTAFQGKTNLFIYPSYQWRVIDGMITNFHLPKSSLMMLVSALIGRERLLALYQAAIQERFRFYSFGDAMLILPSACSSNQ, encoded by the coding sequence ATGATCCCTGACCAATTACTCTCCAGCTACGATTATCACCTTCCTCCGGAGTTAATTGCCCAAAATCCCGCAGAACCCCGAGATAGTTCCCGTCTTTTGGTGGTAGATTCTCCCAATAGTCATAATTTAGCTATTTTTCGGGATTTACCCACTTGGTTAGAGTCGGGGGATTTGCTGGTTTTCAACGATACCCGCGTGATTCCGGCCCGTTTATTTGGACGTAAAACCACGGGTGCCCCCGTAGAAATATTACTATTAGAAGAACAGGATGACCATCGTTGGTTATCTTTGGTGAAACCGGGAAAACGCTTTAAAGTCGGTTCAGAAGTCCTTTTTTATCCGAAAACAGGGCGAACGGAAGACAAAGAAAAATTATGGTCAGCGAAAGTAATCGATCGAGATCTGAACACCGGTGGTCGTCTGCTGGAATTTCAACGTCATCCCCAGCGTAGTTTTTGGGATATGTTGGAGGAGTACGGTCATATTCCTTTCCCCCCCTATGTCACCGAATCAGAGGCGGAAGAAGACCGTTATCAAACAGTTTACGGTGATAAACAGGGTTCTGTGGCCGCTCCCACGGCCGGATTACATTTTACTCCCGAATTATTCCATAAGCTCGCCCAGAAGGGCATAGATACCGCCTATATCACCCTTCATGTGGGAGTGGGAACCTTTCGTCCCGTGGAAGTGGAAAATATTACAGAACACCTAATGCACCAGGAATTTTTGCAGATTTCCGCCGAAACTGCCGAAAAAATCGCCCAAACAAAGGCTAGAGGTGGCCGGGTTATCGCCGTGGGAACCACGGTAGCTCGCGCCTTGGAAGGGGCAATTAAAGAAACTAAGAGCGAGACATTAACCGCTTTTCAGGGAAAAACGAATTTATTTATCTATCCGAGTTATCAATGGCGGGTTATCGACGGCATGATCACTAATTTTCATCTACCCAAGTCCAGTTTAATGATGTTAGTCAGTGCCTTAATCGGACGGGAAAGACTACTGGCATTGTATCAAGCAGCTATTCAAGAGCGTTTTCGTTTCTATTCCTTCGGTGACGCTATGTTAATCCTACCCAGCGCTTGCAGCAGTAATCAGTAG
- a CDS encoding high light inducible protein: MDKQENKLGFTAFAENWNGRLAMLGFVIGVATEYLTHKGILAQLGLM, from the coding sequence ATGGATAAGCAAGAAAACAAACTCGGCTTCACCGCTTTCGCTGAAAACTGGAATGGTCGTTTAGCCATGCTCGGTTTCGTTATTGGCGTAGCTACGGAATACTTAACCCACAAAGGCATCCTTGCTCAATTAGGCTTAATGTAA